In Arthrobacter sp. PAMC25284, a single genomic region encodes these proteins:
- a CDS encoding tripartite tricarboxylate transporter TctB family protein encodes MSSHVTTSVPRPTGEILFALVFVSVGVAGLLTAGSIPIPPSETGIGPRAFPYIVCGLLVLLGTGIVAQVLRGKVGQAEEGEDLDASAKTDWVALAKLVGFVILHIFLIESAGWPVAAAVLFTGAAWSLEARPLWKAIGISVILALVLQYVFGGLLGVSLPPGPLLEGVPFFRG; translated from the coding sequence TGTCACAACGTCCGTCCCGCGGCCCACGGGAGAGATCCTGTTTGCCCTCGTGTTCGTCAGCGTGGGCGTGGCGGGACTCCTGACGGCGGGATCGATCCCGATCCCGCCGTCAGAAACCGGAATCGGCCCGCGGGCCTTCCCGTACATCGTCTGCGGCTTGCTGGTGCTCCTCGGCACCGGGATCGTCGCACAGGTCCTCCGCGGCAAGGTGGGGCAGGCCGAAGAGGGCGAAGACCTCGACGCGTCCGCCAAGACCGACTGGGTGGCCCTCGCCAAGCTCGTCGGATTCGTGATCCTGCACATCTTCCTGATTGAATCCGCCGGCTGGCCGGTGGCCGCCGCCGTGCTGTTTACCGGTGCCGCGTGGTCCCTGGAGGCCAGGCCGCTCTGGAAAGCGATCGGTATCTCCGTGATCCTGGCCCTGGTGCTGCAGTACGTCTTCGGCGGGCTGCTGGGCGTCTCGCTCCCGCCGGGACCGCTGCTTGAGGGGGTGCCGTTCTTCCGTGGATAG